A region of Pyxidicoccus parkwaysis DNA encodes the following proteins:
- a CDS encoding beta-ketoacyl synthase N-terminal-like domain-containing protein, with protein sequence MRRVGIFGWGVVAPKSRNIEAFERNLQSSESWLSPFNGFGPDNFLVGMPEFELTDYKPWIDARFPANRFSQLEKKMGQPTQFAIGAFIQSLQQNPGLEQELQALGPRAHVYVGTGLGDLPTIQNISLDLYRAQRRWDRFWAAPERNSVLRKWLETREPLPGLPPEPSTAEEATRDEAEDKWWHFWAGHSVELREYLDELREIEAIGVPDGGDVESAKLAVIKEKRTRNAKLQKKWMSPEPPWNAVSSNVLWNIHNTPASQISMMGRITGMTFAPVAACSSFGYGLRLAINAIQLGQAKAVVMGMTDPPPTPLVVGGFYNARVISADAAVSKPLTALRGTHIAGGSVVWVLGDLEHFTSRGFKPLGMEPVAVGVTADADHIITPSKEGPTLAIREALAGAGLTPSDVGSWDLHATATPGDFLEVQNLRDVLPETVLITARKGTFGHGMSAGGGWELTAQYLGYGQGKVFPTPLKQAELNKQISKVHGRFVFDEAVAAPAGCAGKLSMGVGGINACVISRPWK encoded by the coding sequence GTGCGCAGAGTCGGTATCTTCGGCTGGGGTGTCGTTGCCCCCAAGTCCAGGAACATCGAAGCTTTCGAGCGGAACCTGCAATCCTCCGAAAGCTGGCTGTCCCCCTTCAACGGCTTCGGGCCGGACAACTTCCTCGTCGGCATGCCGGAGTTCGAGCTGACCGACTACAAGCCGTGGATTGACGCGCGCTTCCCGGCCAATCGCTTCTCCCAGCTGGAGAAGAAGATGGGCCAACCGACGCAGTTCGCCATCGGCGCGTTCATCCAGTCACTCCAGCAGAACCCGGGGCTGGAGCAGGAGCTCCAGGCGCTGGGGCCCCGCGCCCACGTGTACGTGGGCACCGGCCTGGGGGACTTGCCCACCATCCAGAACATCTCGCTGGATTTGTACCGCGCGCAGCGCCGGTGGGACCGCTTCTGGGCCGCGCCGGAGCGCAACTCCGTGCTGCGCAAGTGGCTGGAGACGCGCGAGCCGCTGCCGGGCCTGCCCCCCGAGCCGTCCACGGCGGAAGAGGCCACGCGCGACGAGGCCGAGGACAAGTGGTGGCACTTCTGGGCCGGCCACTCCGTGGAGCTGCGCGAGTACCTGGACGAGCTGCGCGAGATTGAAGCCATCGGCGTGCCCGACGGGGGCGACGTCGAGTCCGCCAAGCTGGCCGTCATCAAGGAGAAGCGCACCCGCAACGCGAAGCTCCAGAAGAAGTGGATGTCGCCGGAGCCGCCGTGGAACGCCGTCTCCTCCAACGTGCTGTGGAACATCCACAACACGCCGGCCTCGCAGATTTCGATGATGGGGCGCATCACCGGCATGACGTTCGCTCCGGTGGCCGCGTGCTCGTCCTTCGGCTACGGCCTGCGGCTGGCCATCAACGCGATTCAGCTCGGCCAGGCGAAGGCCGTGGTCATGGGCATGACGGACCCGCCGCCGACGCCGCTCGTGGTGGGCGGCTTCTACAACGCGCGCGTCATCTCCGCGGACGCGGCCGTGTCCAAGCCCCTCACCGCGCTGCGCGGCACGCACATCGCCGGTGGCTCCGTCGTCTGGGTGCTGGGTGACTTGGAGCACTTCACGTCCAGGGGCTTCAAGCCGCTGGGCATGGAGCCCGTCGCCGTGGGCGTCACCGCGGACGCGGACCACATCATCACCCCGTCCAAGGAGGGCCCCACGCTGGCCATCCGCGAGGCGCTGGCCGGTGCCGGCCTCACGCCCTCGGACGTGGGGAGCTGGGATTTGCACGCCACCGCCACGCCGGGTGACTTCCTGGAGGTGCAGAACCTGCGCGACGTGCTGCCGGAGACGGTGCTGATTACCGCGCGCAAGGGCACCTTCGGCCACGGCATGTCCGCGGGCGGAGGCTGGGAGCTGACGGCCCAGTACCTCGGCTACGGCCAGGGGAAGGTGTTCCCCACGCCGCTGAAGCAGGCCGAGCTCAACAAGCAGATTTCCAAGGTGCACGGCCGCTTCGTCTTCGATGAGGCCGTGGCGGCGCCCGCGGGCTGCGCGGGCAAGCTGTCCATGGGCGTGGGCGGCATCAACGCCTGCGTGATTTCACGCCCCTGGAAGTAG
- a CDS encoding helix-turn-helix domain-containing protein gives MPPGPPDTSSASGHLQGLARRIRALRERRGLTQEDFAARCGISVSFASLLERGERSPSYETLLQVASALELPLWELLRLDDTQDAGVHRLEDFVRERRLSRADLDRLLAVAEVMFSDAAASGDSHASRRPEPARCGEPGCTRPVLARGLCTAHYHRERRRRVAGAGAED, from the coding sequence ATGCCGCCCGGCCCGCCTGACACTTCCTCTGCGAGCGGACATCTCCAGGGACTGGCCCGGCGCATCCGTGCGCTGCGAGAGCGGCGGGGCCTCACCCAGGAGGACTTCGCCGCCCGGTGCGGAATCTCCGTTTCGTTTGCCTCCCTGCTGGAGCGCGGCGAGCGCAGCCCCAGCTACGAGACGCTCCTCCAGGTGGCCTCCGCGCTGGAGTTGCCCCTGTGGGAGCTGCTTCGGCTGGACGACACGCAGGACGCGGGCGTGCACCGGCTGGAGGACTTCGTCCGGGAGCGCCGGCTGTCGCGCGCGGACCTGGACCGGCTCCTGGCGGTGGCGGAGGTGATGTTCAGCGACGCCGCCGCTTCCGGGGACTCACACGCGTCCCGCCGCCCCGAGCCCGCCCGCTGCGGCGAGCCCGGGTGCACGCGGCCGGTGCTCGCCCGGGGCCTGTGCACCGCCCACTACCACCGGGAGCGGCGCAGGAGGGTGGCCGGGGCGGGCGCCGAAGACTGA
- a CDS encoding sigma-70 family RNA polymerase sigma factor encodes MANGRKRTKGAAPRPRAKRPASTEVVDAEIVDAQTEGAEAEAQVDPDAVEPDPSELAEVEEPEVDASGPRVPTKALARAESSSLTTKDPLQAYMTEVQRHPLLTREEEVSLARKYRETGDVNAAYRLVASNLRLVVKLAHEYHRNPLSLLDLVQEGNIGLMQAVKKYDPERGVKLSSYAAWWIRAYILRYIMDNWKMVKLGTTEAQRKLFFKLRQEQEKLIAQGFEASPKLLAERLNVSEQDVVEMDQRLGHDEVSIDAPLRGDEDSGATRADRYLPSSAIGADERLGAEQLKALFREKLAEFARTLDGKERYIFENRLTSDEPLTLQDIGDKYGVSRERARQIEAALINRMREFMREHIPDFDLVATPKS; translated from the coding sequence ATGGCGAATGGGAGGAAGAGAACCAAAGGGGCGGCTCCCCGCCCTCGCGCGAAGCGCCCGGCCTCCACGGAGGTCGTGGACGCGGAAATCGTGGACGCCCAGACGGAGGGCGCCGAGGCCGAGGCGCAGGTGGACCCGGACGCCGTCGAGCCGGACCCCTCGGAGCTGGCCGAGGTGGAGGAGCCCGAGGTGGACGCCAGCGGCCCGCGCGTGCCCACCAAGGCCCTGGCCCGGGCGGAGTCGTCCAGCCTCACGACGAAGGACCCCCTCCAGGCCTACATGACCGAGGTGCAGCGCCACCCCCTGCTGACGCGGGAGGAGGAGGTGTCGCTCGCCCGGAAGTACCGCGAGACGGGGGACGTGAATGCGGCCTACCGGCTGGTGGCCTCCAACCTGCGCCTGGTCGTCAAGCTGGCGCACGAGTACCACCGCAACCCGCTGTCCCTCCTGGATTTGGTGCAGGAGGGCAACATCGGGCTGATGCAGGCGGTGAAGAAGTATGACCCCGAGCGGGGCGTGAAGCTCAGCAGCTACGCCGCGTGGTGGATTCGGGCGTACATCCTCCGCTACATCATGGACAACTGGAAGATGGTGAAGCTGGGGACGACGGAAGCCCAGCGGAAGCTCTTCTTCAAGCTGCGCCAGGAGCAGGAGAAGCTCATCGCCCAGGGCTTCGAGGCCAGCCCCAAGCTCCTGGCGGAGCGGCTCAACGTCTCCGAGCAGGACGTCGTGGAGATGGACCAGCGCCTCGGTCACGACGAGGTGTCAATCGACGCGCCCCTGCGAGGGGACGAGGACTCCGGCGCCACGCGCGCGGACCGCTACCTGCCCTCGAGCGCCATCGGCGCCGACGAGCGGCTCGGCGCCGAGCAGCTCAAGGCCCTCTTCCGCGAGAAGCTGGCCGAGTTCGCCCGCACGCTGGACGGCAAGGAGCGCTACATCTTCGAGAACCGCCTCACCTCCGACGAGCCCCTCACGCTCCAGGACATCGGCGACAAGTACGGCGTCAGCCGCGAGCGCGCCCGTCAAATCGAAGCGGCCCTCATCAACCGGATGCGCGAGTTCATGCGCGAGCACATCCCCGACTTCGACCTCGTCGCTACTCCGAAGAGCTGA
- a CDS encoding DEAD/DEAH box helicase, protein MSDNQEPTPGSPAPDEAPTRPAEYVADIGFDEMNLSEPLRRALADVGYTNPTPVQARAFKPAMEGRDLIVRSKTGTGKTAAFGLPLLEKIPADEKRVRALILCPTRELAIQVAEELRSLSKYKGVKVAAIYGGASMKQQEDALEEGTPIIVGTPGRVFDHINRGNLKLDGCDHAVLDEADEMLNQGFYEEVTRILDRLPKNRQVLLFSATVPTDIQNLIARYTTNAETLLLSGDVFTVEHIHHIRYDVSESFPKPRHLIYVLEKEEPQNAIIFCNTRDDTALVTAVLNRNGFDAELLNGDLPQKERERVMGKVKRGEVAFMVATDIAARGIDISGLEYVINYSLPEDAAVYLHRVGRTGRIGNKGTAINLFSGRELATFTTLEKKYGIKFEMREMPAPEEAMRLWTERHVREIHEAAGSSIFEGFLPLASQLKTRTDADDLIAFLLKYFFSHLRMEKAAAQFAAEGREPPQERKTESREGGRRERGDKRERGERRERGDREERRERPPRAERTERAESPERERRPRRDEPRRERGERTSAALEAGPGEVKLWVNLGTADGLGPGSIATAMEDAGAPVGKMVRAELRPTFAYVFVAEDDAPAFETLNGKQHGTKTLRVERSKPRTERESTPRPPPSPDAGPGEAKLWTNLGTDDGMDEAKLPAALEALGAPAGKVLKVVMRPTYGYAYVAEADAPAFEALNGKPHGDKPLKVERHRPRGAREERRPRPEAVPDVPGQTRLWVGLGRQDGLDEAGVTAALEAAGAPAGKVVRMDLRPTYAYVFVADEDVAGFETTHGKPHGDRTLKVERAKKK, encoded by the coding sequence ATGAGCGACAACCAAGAGCCCACGCCGGGAAGCCCGGCGCCAGATGAAGCCCCAACGCGTCCCGCCGAGTACGTCGCGGACATCGGCTTCGACGAGATGAACCTCTCCGAGCCCCTCCGCCGCGCGCTGGCGGATGTCGGCTATACCAACCCCACCCCCGTCCAGGCCCGCGCCTTCAAGCCGGCCATGGAAGGACGAGACCTCATCGTCCGCAGCAAGACGGGAACCGGCAAGACGGCCGCCTTCGGCCTGCCCCTGCTGGAGAAGATTCCCGCGGATGAGAAGCGCGTGCGCGCCCTCATCCTCTGCCCCACCCGCGAGCTGGCCATCCAGGTGGCGGAAGAGTTGAGGTCGCTGTCCAAGTACAAGGGCGTGAAGGTGGCGGCCATCTACGGCGGCGCCTCCATGAAGCAGCAGGAGGACGCGCTCGAGGAAGGCACCCCCATCATCGTCGGCACCCCGGGCCGCGTCTTCGACCACATCAACCGCGGCAACCTGAAGCTGGACGGGTGTGACCACGCCGTCCTGGACGAAGCGGACGAGATGCTCAACCAGGGCTTCTACGAGGAGGTCACCCGCATCCTCGACCGCCTTCCGAAGAACCGGCAGGTGCTGCTCTTCAGCGCCACCGTCCCCACCGACATCCAGAACCTCATCGCCCGCTACACGACGAACGCGGAGACGCTGCTTCTGTCCGGCGACGTCTTCACGGTGGAGCACATCCACCACATCCGCTACGACGTGTCGGAGTCCTTCCCCAAGCCGCGCCACCTCATCTACGTGCTGGAGAAGGAAGAGCCGCAGAACGCCATCATCTTCTGCAACACCCGCGACGACACGGCGCTGGTGACGGCGGTGCTCAACCGCAACGGCTTCGACGCGGAGCTCCTCAATGGAGATTTGCCGCAGAAGGAGCGCGAGCGGGTGATGGGCAAGGTGAAGCGCGGCGAGGTGGCCTTCATGGTGGCCACGGACATCGCGGCGCGCGGCATCGACATCTCCGGCCTGGAGTACGTCATCAACTACTCGCTGCCGGAGGACGCGGCGGTGTACCTGCACCGCGTGGGCCGCACCGGCCGCATCGGCAACAAGGGCACCGCCATCAACCTCTTCTCCGGGCGGGAGCTGGCGACCTTCACGACGCTGGAGAAGAAGTACGGCATCAAGTTCGAGATGCGCGAGATGCCGGCGCCCGAGGAGGCGATGCGGCTGTGGACCGAGCGCCACGTGCGCGAAATCCACGAGGCGGCGGGCTCCTCCATCTTCGAGGGCTTCCTGCCGCTGGCCTCGCAGCTCAAGACGCGCACGGACGCCGATGACCTCATCGCCTTCCTGCTGAAGTACTTCTTCAGCCACCTGCGCATGGAGAAGGCGGCGGCGCAGTTCGCGGCCGAGGGGCGCGAGCCTCCGCAGGAGCGCAAGACCGAGAGCCGCGAGGGTGGCCGCCGGGAACGCGGCGACAAGCGGGAGCGCGGCGAGCGCCGTGAGCGCGGAGACCGGGAGGAGCGCCGCGAGCGTCCGCCCCGCGCCGAGCGGACGGAGCGCGCGGAGTCCCCGGAGCGCGAGCGGCGTCCCCGCCGGGACGAGCCCCGGCGCGAGCGCGGCGAGCGGACCAGCGCGGCGCTGGAGGCGGGCCCCGGCGAGGTGAAGCTGTGGGTCAACCTGGGCACCGCGGATGGCCTCGGGCCGGGCAGCATCGCCACGGCGATGGAGGACGCGGGCGCTCCGGTGGGGAAGATGGTGCGCGCGGAGCTGCGCCCCACCTTCGCGTACGTCTTCGTGGCCGAGGATGACGCCCCTGCCTTCGAGACGCTCAACGGCAAGCAGCACGGCACCAAGACGCTGCGCGTGGAGCGCAGCAAGCCGCGCACGGAGCGCGAGTCCACGCCGCGCCCGCCCCCGTCTCCGGACGCGGGCCCCGGCGAGGCCAAGCTGTGGACGAACCTGGGCACCGATGACGGCATGGACGAGGCGAAGCTGCCCGCCGCGCTGGAGGCCCTGGGCGCGCCCGCGGGCAAGGTGCTCAAGGTCGTGATGCGGCCCACGTACGGCTACGCCTACGTGGCCGAGGCGGACGCTCCGGCCTTCGAGGCCCTCAACGGCAAGCCGCACGGCGACAAGCCGCTGAAGGTGGAGCGCCACCGTCCGCGCGGAGCCCGTGAGGAGCGCCGCCCGAGGCCGGAGGCCGTGCCGGACGTGCCGGGCCAGACGCGCCTGTGGGTGGGCCTGGGCCGCCAGGACGGGCTGGACGAGGCGGGTGTCACCGCCGCGCTCGAGGCCGCGGGGGCTCCCGCCGGCAAGGTGGTGCGCATGGATTTGCGCCCCACGTACGCATACGTCTTCGTCGCCGACGAGGACGTGGCGGGCTTCGAGACCACGCACGGCAAGCCGCACGGCGACCGCACGCTGAAGGTCGAACGCGCGAAGAAGAAGTAG